Proteins from one Pyrococcus kukulkanii genomic window:
- the minD gene encoding cell division ATPase MinD, which translates to MTRIVSIVSGKGGTGKTTVTANLSVALGERGKKVLAVDGDLTMANLSLVLGVDDADVTLHDVLAGEAKIEDAIYMTQFENVYVLPGAVDWEHVIKADPRKLPDVIKSLKGQYDFILIDCPAGLQLDAMSAMLSGEEALLVTNPEISCLTDTMKVGIVLKKAGLAILGFVLNRYGRTEKDIPPEAAEEVMEVPLLAIIPEDPAIREGTLEGIPAVKYKPESEGAKAFVKLAEEVDKLAGIKARIMY; encoded by the coding sequence ATGACAAGGATAGTCTCAATAGTTTCGGGCAAGGGAGGGACTGGGAAGACCACCGTAACTGCTAATCTATCTGTGGCTCTTGGAGAGAGAGGAAAAAAAGTGCTTGCGGTTGATGGCGACTTAACGATGGCAAACCTTAGTTTAGTTCTCGGGGTTGATGATGCTGACGTTACACTTCATGACGTATTGGCGGGAGAAGCGAAAATAGAAGATGCAATTTACATGACGCAATTTGAAAACGTCTACGTTCTTCCTGGGGCCGTTGACTGGGAGCATGTAATAAAAGCCGACCCAAGAAAGTTGCCCGATGTAATAAAATCCCTTAAGGGGCAGTATGACTTTATCCTAATAGACTGTCCCGCTGGACTGCAGCTAGATGCAATGAGCGCGATGCTGAGTGGTGAAGAGGCACTGCTCGTCACGAATCCCGAAATATCGTGCCTTACCGATACGATGAAAGTCGGGATAGTCCTAAAAAAGGCGGGGCTTGCAATCTTAGGGTTCGTTCTTAACAGGTATGGGAGAACCGAGAAGGACATACCTCCAGAGGCCGCGGAAGAGGTTATGGAAGTTCCCCTACTGGCTATCATACCAGAAGATCCCGCCATTAGGGAAGGAACCCTAGAAGGAATCCCTGCTGTAAAGTACAAGCCCGAAAGCGAGGGGGCAAAGGCCTTCGTTAAGCTCGCCGAGGAAGTTGACAAGCTCGCCGGAATAAAGGCCAGGATAATGTACTAA
- a CDS encoding cell wall-binding repeat-containing protein produces the protein MSIFLGYVYASYPQYDLIIVRNDDIIDYLIALPYSHLINVPILPVNPKKLDKVTKAQLYSYIQLGRNKILIVGSANAVSINIENELKNMGFEVVRIGGADRAETAEKLALHFYPNGSKVVVLASAWDYGSTLAAAKFAMEYKYPLLLTWENQLSPVALAGIKSLHPNMVILVGLGLNETIEKTLEGMGYETYWIGRDIEPLPIETNTTTTPPPSGKGAGLSFIMGMLVAFLIMGPFIVYLNKKRAERKQELFESLNEKEIVVLKAIVENGGEIKQEELPEIVGYSRPTISRIIQSLEKKGIVVREKSGKTFIVRVLKKVKFD, from the coding sequence ATGTCCATCTTCCTGGGGTATGTATATGCATCTTACCCCCAATATGATTTAATAATTGTAAGGAACGATGACATAATAGATTACTTGATAGCTCTTCCATATTCCCACTTAATAAATGTTCCAATTCTGCCAGTAAATCCTAAGAAGTTAGATAAGGTAACGAAAGCTCAGCTATACTCATATATCCAACTTGGCAGAAATAAAATCCTTATCGTTGGAAGTGCAAATGCAGTGAGCATAAATATTGAGAATGAGCTCAAGAATATGGGATTTGAAGTTGTAAGAATTGGCGGGGCAGATAGAGCGGAGACAGCAGAAAAACTGGCCTTACATTTCTACCCAAATGGGAGCAAAGTTGTTGTGCTTGCTAGTGCTTGGGACTATGGGTCTACACTAGCAGCTGCAAAATTCGCCATGGAGTATAAGTATCCTCTGTTGTTAACATGGGAGAATCAACTTTCTCCCGTAGCGTTGGCTGGAATAAAGAGTCTTCATCCGAATATGGTCATTCTGGTTGGTCTCGGTTTAAATGAAACAATTGAGAAGACCTTGGAGGGGATGGGATATGAAACTTATTGGATTGGGAGAGATATAGAGCCACTTCCCATAGAAACTAACACTACCACAACTCCACCGCCATCTGGTAAGGGGGCTGGCTTATCTTTCATAATGGGGATGTTGGTTGCATTCCTCATCATGGGTCCATTTATAGTTTATTTAAATAAGAAGCGGGCTGAAAGAAAACAGGAGTTGTTTGAATCATTAAACGAAAAAGAAATCGTTGTTTTAAAGGCAATCGTTGAAAATGGGGGAGAGATAAAGCAGGAAGAATTGCCGGAGATAGTGGGTTACTCCAGACCGACCATTAGCAGGATTATTCAAAGCCTCGAGAAGAAAGGCATTGTAGTTAGGGAAAAGAGCGGGAAAACATTTATAGTTAGGGTACTAAAGAAGGTAAAGTTTGATTAG
- a CDS encoding DMT family transporter gives MILGVLFALISAFCWGTASVLIKIGLRDKTPIIANQIRLLSSSLIYLIIFTIGGNFQEIGRMPLRYHIIAFISAQFGFVIGDYFYFSALKSLGVSRTVPITSTYPLWTLVWAYIFLGREITPRIIIGALMIVFGIIIVRQTEVEEHADPKGILYAFLTPISWSIAIALMDWLSNKISSLTLAGLRIIYATLGLTATSIRIFPEIRKVTPTEMAIISTAGMLGLVIAQYTFVSSVAMLGSQIATPITAINPIISTLLAILLLKEPPNWKIWVSLGLIVPGIWLLTA, from the coding sequence ATGATACTTGGAGTATTGTTTGCCCTGATTTCGGCCTTTTGCTGGGGAACAGCTTCAGTATTAATTAAAATTGGCTTAAGGGATAAAACTCCAATAATTGCCAATCAAATAAGGTTACTGTCCTCTTCTCTGATTTACCTCATTATTTTCACAATTGGGGGCAATTTCCAGGAAATAGGAAGGATGCCACTGAGATATCACATTATAGCTTTCATCTCGGCTCAATTTGGATTTGTTATAGGAGATTATTTCTACTTTTCTGCTCTTAAGTCATTAGGAGTATCAAGAACGGTTCCAATAACATCCACTTATCCCCTTTGGACGTTAGTGTGGGCGTACATATTCTTAGGAAGAGAGATAACCCCAAGGATAATCATTGGTGCATTAATGATAGTTTTCGGAATAATTATCGTAAGGCAGACCGAAGTTGAGGAACATGCCGATCCAAAAGGGATTTTGTATGCCTTCCTAACGCCGATATCCTGGAGTATTGCCATAGCCCTAATGGACTGGCTCTCAAATAAGATTTCTTCTCTTACCTTGGCTGGATTAAGGATAATATACGCAACTCTCGGCCTGACTGCTACCTCTATAAGAATTTTCCCCGAAATTAGAAAAGTTACCCCCACGGAAATGGCAATAATATCAACTGCAGGCATGCTTGGACTTGTCATTGCCCAGTACACGTTCGTATCTTCTGTGGCCATGCTAGGGTCTCAAATAGCAACCCCAATCACCGCTATAAATCCAATAATATCAACACTACTCGCAATTCTTCTCCTTAAAGAACCTCCAAACTGGAAAATATGGGTAAGTTTAGGATTGATAGTTCCGGGTATATGGCTGTTGACAGCCTAA